A genomic stretch from Pectinophora gossypiella chromosome 13, ilPecGoss1.1, whole genome shotgun sequence includes:
- the LOC126371851 gene encoding nuclear protein 1, producing MSEAFFDEYDYYNFDHDKHIFSGHSGKQRTKKEVSEHTNHFDPSGHSRKIVTKLVNTENNKKAANKH from the coding sequence ATGTCCGAGGCTTTCTTTGACGAGTACGACTACTACAACTTCGACCACGACAAGCACATCTTCTCCGGGCACAGTGGCAAGCAACGCACCAAGAAGGAGGTGAGCGAACACACCAACCACTTCGACCCGTCCGGCCATTCCAGAAAGATCGTGACCAAGCTGGTTAACACTGAGAACAATAAGAAAGCTGCGAACAAGCACTAG